The Trichoderma asperellum chromosome 6, complete sequence region CATTTCTCTAGCGGTATAACATCGCGACATATGCCGGAAAAGCCGTGATATCCCTAGGGAATAGAGCATACGACAGTGTCACTCAAGTCAGTGGCCGTTCCCAGTACCCGTGAAGCCGCCCGCCGTCGGAGTAATCGGCTCGTCCAATGTTCGTTGAGCGCGGAGTGAGAGAAGGCTCGAAACACCCCAACAAAGCATATGGCTCGTTGCCGCCTAGCTGGTGCCCAGAATGGACGCCATCCAGCATCGCATGCACACCCTCACGCCAGCCATCGTGGTTGCGCCTCTTCTGTGGGACACAGGTAACGTACATACAGCTCCATGAGCCGCACAGGTGCAACCGAGCCCAGAAATGTTTCGGATACATATTCAATGAGGACCCTCTGGCGCCAGAGGCCGTCATCCATCGCCCAGACTCGCCGACCTGTCTCAGCACAACTATGTCTGACTTCGGCTCCCACGGCTCTCTCTGTCCCAGgattgccatggctgcgcaTGGCTTATCATGGGAGCAATAATCGGCGCAAAAAGAGGTCTGATCTGGGGACAGTTTGCGGTCCAGGTCTTGGTTTTTAGTGCCGAAAACCTTTCACATCGACAGTTCCACGACCAAGCCGCGCCCTGTCTCATACTACCCTGAAATCGTGGCGTGGGCAGTTCCTTCCTTGCAGCTTATCGAGGCGTAGTGCGATCACCTTGAGCCACTCTACCAAGGAAACCTGCCGCAATCATCTCGCTTGGCTCTTCCTTCCCTTGCAGAACAGCTGTCAACGGTCGAGAGTTTAAACCGTAAAAGCTCCCCTTTCtttggccatcttcatccccttcctcttcgcAAGGAATCGATCGCTTGAACGATCAGGTAAGACGCCTGATTTTAACTGCTTGGGCAGTCTTGACTCGTTTGCAATAAAATCGCGATAAAACAGGCGTCATCTCCAGAAACCATGGCAACAGAGTACCGTGTCTCGCTCTCTTATCCGAACCCATCGCTAGGCCAGATGGTGGCAGGATCACAAACTTCCAACTCTATAGATGATGAGGTCTCTCGCTCGAAATTTGGCTATGCAGGCTCGCAGCAGGTGAAGGGGCTGCAACAGGTGGTCTTGGTCGTAACGTATGGTTTATCTCCCGTCCATACTCTAATTCTAACGGTGGCAGGCTGCTTGTTGGTCTTTTAATCTCGACCCTCGATACGTCGATCGTATCTACGTCCTTGGTCACAATATCGAATGACTTGGGCGATTTTGTCAATGCGCCATGGATTATTTTGGCATATTTATTGACCTATATGGGTTCGAATCATGCTGTCAGGCCTTGAAAAAACAGTCTACTCTGACAACGTTTTATAGGATTCGCCGTTTGTATCTCCAAAATGAGCGATATATACGGACGAAAGAACGTTCTAGCTCTTTGCTGGGTCATCTTCTCTGGATTTTCTTTGGGCTGTGCCAACGCAAAAGATATGACTGCACTGTACGTAATCTCTTGATGGCGCTTTCTCTATGGTaaggagggaaagaagataGTGACACAAGCCTCTTAGCATCGTGTGCCGTGCATTTCAAGGCATAGGAGCATCAGGGTTATACAGTTTGACGCAAATAGCCCTTGTCGAAGTCGGCCCTGCCCACCGCCCTAGTCTTATCGGAGCCTTAGTCGGAGCAACACTCGCTGTTGCCTTTATTCTTGGCCCTCTTCTTGGAGGCTTGATATCAAGACTCTCCGATTGGAGATGGCTTTTTAACCTCAAGTAAGTTTGACAACATTTCAGCTCACCTTGACCTGAACTAAACTACGATTATTATTTGTTACCGAAGCATCCCCTTTGGATTGGTCGCTATCCTCGCTATTACAAGCTTCTGGCCTCAGGAGGACGTTTCGAATTTGCTCTCCTGGGAGGCTTTTACGAGCATAGACTTTTTTGGCGGCGCTACTCTGCTTTGTAGCTCAGCTCTGCTCGTATTTGCCATTCAACAGGCTGGTTCTCAGACATTTGCATGGTCCAGTCCGTTG contains the following coding sequences:
- a CDS encoding uncharacterized protein (antiSMASH:Cluster_6.6), translating into MAILGQREPWEPKSDIVVLRQVGESGRWMTASGARGSSLNMYPKHFWARLHLCGSWSCMYVTCVPQKRRNHDGWREGVHAMLDGVHSGHQLGGNEPYALLGCFEPSLTPRSTNIGRADYSDGGRLHGYWERPLT